The DNA window GTCCGCGACACCGCGCCGATGGTGTACAGCGCCTCGCCGCGAAAGCCGAGGGTTGCGACCCCGGATTCGAGGTCGTCGATGTCCCGAATCTTGCTCGTCGTGTGCTCCTCGACCGCGATTTGAACGTCCTCCCTGCTCATCCCGATGCCGTCGTCAGTGACGGCGATTCGCTCCGTCCCGCCGCCATCGACCCGCACCGAAATCCGCGAAGCGTCCGCGTCGAGGCTGTTCTCGACCAGTTCCTTGACCACCGAGGCCGGTCGCTCGACGACCTCCCCCGCCGCGATTCGCTGTATCGTCGTCTCGGAAAGCGCCCGGATGTTGGTCTCCCCGTCGCTCATTTCTCGAATCCTTTCGGCCCGACGTAATCAAGGTTCGTGTGTCGGTTCGAATCCATGTCCTTAACGAATAATAGGTATAGAATCGCAACGTTTACTCACGTTCGTCGCGTGTACTCCTGCCATGGAATCGTTTACCGAAACGCTGGAAGTCGTGACCTTGGGGAACCACGTTCGCATCGAACTCAAGGACGGGCGGGCGTTCGAAGGCCCGGCCAGTCCCATCGACTACATGCCCGACGACCGCTTCCGACTGGAAATCGAGCCGCGACACGAGAAGATTCGGCGCTGTGAAATCAGCGCCGTCTGTGTCGATGGGTCGTGGACGACGCCGGAGGTCCGCCACTACAGCCTCGGCGACGAGGATTGGACGGTCGCCGGAGAAGCGCTCGACATGGAAATCACGCGATAACTGCTGACTCGCCGTCGTCGATGGCCGACTCGACCGGTCCCTATCAAACGGCGGTCAGCGTTCGACGGGTACGGTCACGCAGGAGCGAATCCACGCGTTCGAGTTCTCGGGGTCGTACATCATCACGACTCGACCCGAACCGTCGGCGTATTCGGTACAGTGTAATTCTTCCGTTCGTTCGTCGCTGGTAGTCGTCATGGTTGGGGAGGGGGTGAGAGCGTCGCTGTCGAGCGAATCGCTGGGAACGCCGAATGGAGGTTCATTGGCGACTCCACGCCGCTTGACACGTTTCGTCGCAGAACGAGTGGAGAACGACCGACCCGTCCTCTTTCGTTTCCGTGACGATAGGATACCACGCGGTGGTGTCGATGGGCCTATCGCAGTGGGAACAGACGGGCGTCACGGACCGAGTGATGGTGACGTCACGACGACCGTCCCGCTTCTCCATTCCGGGGGTATCGTTCATGCCTCTACTTGCGAGAGGAGCGTGGCGGAGACGGTTCGATTGTCGGAAACCACCACTTCACAGCCAGCCATGGTGAAGTTGATACTGGACTCGACCTCTCGCGTTACCGATGAGGTCGGTCGGAATAGTCTGTCGAGCGCGTCCGGGTCGATGATATCGTACAGTGGTGTCATATCGGCGGGATCGACTTCGGCGGCGTCGGCGACGGCACGTATCACGGCCTCGCTAACACGTCCGTTTTTGACGGGTATCGTTGCGGTAGTTCCTCGTTCACTCATGCGTTCCACGACCGGAGGCAGGACAAGTATCGGTAAAGCGATTCCAGCTAGGTATGCAGTACCATACCGAGACTGGCGCTAGATGCCTAGCTACTCGACCTCGTAGAGCCGGTCGAATAGCTTCCGCTGGGCGGTTCGGAGGTGGTTGATGAACGTCGGTTGAGTGATGCCGAGGGACTTCGCGACTTCCTGCCCAGTGGTGCCGCGAGGAGAGTCGAAATAGCCGCTCAGGTAGGCCGTCTTCAACACCTGTTGCTGCCGGTCGGTGAGACCTTCTTCGAAGGCCGCACGGCAGGTTTGAACCGTCTGTACCGGCCGTTCCCGGTCGCGCCGTGCGGCGAGTTCGAGCCCCGAGTAGCGCGTCCGGAGCGTCTCGACGAGTTCTCGGACCTCCGTCGTGGGCGGGACGGTAACGACCGCCCGGATTCGCTCCTCGGTGGCGGTTATCGATTCGGGTACTGCACCCCGTT is part of the Haladaptatus paucihalophilus DX253 genome and encodes:
- a CDS encoding DUF7576 family protein; its protein translation is MNDTPGMEKRDGRRDVTITRSVTPVCSHCDRPIDTTAWYPIVTETKEDGSVVLHSFCDETCQAAWSRQ
- a CDS encoding HalOD1 output domain-containing protein, with the translated sequence MSERGTTATIPVKNGRVSEAVIRAVADAAEVDPADMTPLYDIIDPDALDRLFRPTSSVTREVESSINFTMAGCEVVVSDNRTVSATLLSQVEA